TGGACGGCAGCGTGCGATACCGCATCTGTACGCTGCTGGTGAACAGCATCCGCTATTCGTACGCCATCGGGTGGCATCGCGATCTGCCGCCGCCTCCGGGCGTCGATGAGATCGAGCACTTGGAGCGCACGAGCGGGATCGTCCAGCTCAACGGCGCGCTCGTGGATGATACGTCTCTGTGGATCGTGCCCGGGAGTCATCGGAGAGAGGCAACCGACTCGGAGCGCGTCGCGATGTCGAGCCGCGACCATTCGCTGCTGCCCGGAGAGATGCAGGTCGTTCTGAACGCTGGCGACGTCGCGTTCTACAACCCGTGCCTGATCCATCGGGCGGCGAACCGTCCCGGAAGGCTCCGGCGGACGCTCCACTACGCGTTCGAGTCGTCCGCGATGGACTCGGTGGCTCCGGCGGTTCAGCCG
This is a stretch of genomic DNA from Candidatus Poribacteria bacterium. It encodes these proteins:
- a CDS encoding phytanoyl-CoA dioxygenase family protein; the encoded protein is MAGLSTQERAGFRERGFVVVRRALSPDRIATYRCAADRAVAMARAGLYARVRWTDAGRTDFAGVNDVLYPDARSAGFIDSLSDPSIMGPVADLVDGSVRYRICTLLVNSIRYSYAIGWHRDLPPPPGVDEIEHLERTSGIVQLNGALVDDTSLWIVPGSHRREATDSERVAMSSRDHSLLPGEMQVVLNAGDVAFYNPCLIHRAANRPGRLRRTLHYAFESSAMDSVAPAVQPWIDAAFVDSLPEPARPMFHRWFELMRSRG